A window of Malania oleifera isolate guangnan ecotype guangnan chromosome 2, ASM2987363v1, whole genome shotgun sequence genomic DNA:
ATGCAAGTTCAATTTTAGTGCTTGTGTTGTTCCTGGGTCCATCCCTTATCTTGAAAAGGGAAACACGTACTGCAATTTGACATTGCTATTAAATTTGGAGTAAGTCTAAGACAATTGGGGTATTTGGTTTGATTATCTTTCTGTTGGCAATGGCAGTATCATATAATTTTGTGCGACTTTTTAGGATTTGGTAATTTGGCAAGACTTGAGTGTTGAAAGTGTTAAGTGTTGTGTTTCTTGGTGGAGCACCATGTTCACAACATCTCATGAAGGATATTCTAGTGAGAACATGGGAGTTAAATCTGTTTAGAGCTTTCTGTATGACTTGCGTTACAGGCACTGGATTGGAGAACAAGGAGACGAGGATTGGGTATTTTCTGAGAGTATTATTACTTTTATCTCCCTTCATGAAAGAGTTAAGAATGAAATAGGGACAATATGAGCATTGCTTTAGTGGATGGCTAGTCAAAGAAACCCACCTCACATGTATGCAATATTTTGAGTGGACTGCTGAGTCCTGTTTTTTATTGGTTGAGTGGTGGTTTTTggggcctttttttttttcattcacaATCACCAATTTTCTTTTTACAGTTTTAAGATTAACCAAGGGGAGAAATTTGCTGGAGCTCCTGTATTCCTACAGTCATTTTTTGGACATCCACATTTTATTGAGAAGCTAATGGCGTAAATGCACTTTTTATATTAATGCTCCTCCACCCCCATTATCTTGTAGCTATATTAGGCTTGTGTTATTCTCTTCCTTTGTCTTGTGCATTGAGGATTGGATTCTTTGGATTCTAAATTATCTCCTATCTCCTTGTTATTTTTCTTTATTCATTTAGGTTCTCTATGACATAGCCAAGGCCGGCAGTGAAGAAAATCAACCAGGCGCTTTGGTTAGTGATGAGAATGTTAACATGCCTAACAAGGGTATGGGGAAAGAAATTGTTTGTGACATGTCTTGGGAAAACCAGGTTAAGGTAAATGATCTGTATAAACTTTTCTCTAGTTGATGAAAAGTCTTTCTGCTCAACATTGCTTGTGCCAATGTATTGTTTGTTAATTTGTTTCTTTCTCCAGGACGCTTTGGCCAACAATCTCATCAACCCTACTAGTTTATCTGGATCAGTGGATGGTGTTGTTCCACTTAAGAGCTCTGCATCAGAATCAATAAATTCCATCAATGTCCCTGGTTCCAGTTCTGACTTTTCTTCACACAATGACaatgaaaataatgatgatgataatgatgctGGTGGTGATATTGATGATATTTCTGACGATGATGCCagtgatgattattattattatgatgatgaaGTTTATCCAAATTTGCAAGCCCAATTTGATAAAGTGGATTTTCCGCCTGGTGTAGAGGCATCAGTTCCATGGTTGAAGGCCCCTGTGCCAACTGAAAATATGCCAGATTTTACAAGCACTTCGACTTTTCCTACTTCGCAGGCCTGTTCTGATGGTGGGGTTGTCCCTGTGGGGGGAGAGACTTCTGTATCCTTATTTTCAGGTCTTGCTGAAAGCAAAAAGGGTGAGGCGGGTTCAAGCAGTTTTGAAGTTCGTGGAAAGTCGACTTTTGATGGGAAAGATGAAGGTAAGGATGAAGTTGTTAGAAAGTTTGAAGACTTTAAATGTTTTGATACTGTTGAAGATTTTTCGGACCATCACTTCAACGATGCCAACTTTGGAGTGGAGGAGCAGGTGAATTGTGTTGCCCAAAGATGTGTCTCTCATTTTTACTTTATGTGTGCATGTGATTGTGTGTTTTTTTTATGTGTGCACATGTTTATATAATCTAGTCCGGGCTCTGtttttgttaggccaacaagaacTGGGCAAAGAAAATTCAAGAGGAATGGAAAATTCTGGAGAAGGACTTGCCAGGTGAGTTTCAACTCTGCACTTCATGTTGCATTCAGATATTGACTAGTTAAGAATAATCACTTAGGGCCATCATCActgactttttttctttttcaccaTTGCATTTA
This region includes:
- the LOC131147997 gene encoding putative ubiquitin-conjugating enzyme E2 38 yields the protein MDLDVDEFTFQTTPQSSISKKIKQNEVLYDIAKAGSEENQPGALVSDENVNMPNKGMGKEIVCDMSWENQVKDALANNLINPTSLSGSVDGVVPLKSSASESINSINVPGSSSDFSSHNDNENNDDDNDAGGDIDDISDDDASDDYYYYDDEVYPNLQAQFDKVDFPPGVEASVPWLKAPVPTENMPDFTSTSTFPTSQACSDGGVVPVGGETSVSLFSGLAESKKGEAGSSSFEVRGKSTFDGKDEGKDEVVRKFEDFKCFDTVEDFSDHHFNDANFGVEEQANKNWAKKIQEEWKILEKDLPDTIFVRVCESRMDLLRAAIIGPGGTPYHDGLFFFDIFFPSSYPIVPPMVYYYSGGLRLNPNLYECGKVCLSLLNTWNGQKTEKWIPRKSTMLQVLVSIQALILNENPFFNEPGFESTYKGNDGVMRSKQYNADVFILSLKTMMYTLRRPPKNFEDFVAGHFRCRAHDILAACKAYIDGAEVGSMVKGVQNVEGADKGHWSEFKTTVAKMMNLLITAFTKNGSEGCEQFRLPA